DNA sequence from the Tachysurus fulvidraco isolate hzauxx_2018 chromosome 1, HZAU_PFXX_2.0, whole genome shotgun sequence genome:
CGGGCGACACTAGAGCGGGCGACACTAGAGCGGGCGACACTAGAGCGGGCGACACTAGAGCGGGCGACACTAGAGCGGGCGACGACAGAGCGGGCGACGACAGAGCGGGCGACGACAGAGCGGGCGACACTAGAGCGGGCGACACTAGAGCGGGCGACACTAGAGCGGGCGACACTAGAGCGGGCGACGACAGAGCGGGCGACGACAGAGCGGGCGACACTAGAGCGGGTGACACTAGAGCGGGTGACACTCCTGTTTCACCACCCTGAGGGATTTTATTACCCTTAAATCACAGCTACTTCTTATTCCCTCTTTGACTCACTTGAGCGAGTTGATCTCCAGAACCAGATTGTCACAGCTGATGTTCTCCTCCAGACCTCGCTGCAGAGTGCCGAGAACCTCGTTctgaaacactgacacacacacagttgaacTTTATGTATAAAGTATACACTATCTTCTAGCCACGGTGATCACCATGACAACGGTGTTACCTCCCAAATCACATTACACTACCTTCATAGAACAGTCTACATATTAGAGATATCGTATGTTAGCTAATAAAACCTTTCTGCAACAGAGTGTGCggttaccatgacaacagaCCACCAAGAGCGAAGTGACACCAACACAAAGTGTTGTCTGTCGTCATAGTAACCATGGCATGATGTTTCGTGATTTGGGACTCGGCCCGAGTGTCAGTACCTTTAACATCGTCAAGCTCGGGCGATTCAGATCGACTCCCAGGGTCATGTGACCCTTCACTGGCCtcgctctgtgtctcactctcaggaTCAGACTTTATAACCAGACCTGCTcgcgcacacaagcacacacatgatcacaatGCAAACACAGACCTTTcatttacgtgtgtgtgtgtgtgttaccccaAATGCACTGTGttagctcctcctcctccacatcATTAATGCTGCTGTTCTTCCACAGGTAGCCCCGCCCCTCAGAGCCCACCTCAGCTGGGTTATACGctaaacaccacaaacaaataaacaaaacatttctccATCTGTTTGACTGATCTACCAATCAGAGATTTTTAGCTCCGCCCTCAcctatacaggtgtgtgtatagtcttGTGAACTATACAGCTgtgtatcaggtgtgtgtgtgtgtgtgtgtgtgtgtgtgtgtgtgtgtgtgtgtgtacccttgTGTTTGGCCTTGTCTTTATGAACGCTGACATCATTATCATCACTCAGGaactcatcttcatcttcatcttcctcctcttcgtCTGGGTGATGCAGAGACACAACCGTCCCCTCAGGGAGAGACACGCCCGGCCCCACCACCACCTACACCCAGGGGGTAAAGGTCATGGGATAATGTACAAGAGCTATACAGAGATAATTATCATCAGAGGTGTGTTAGAGATGAGGAACaatagtagtgtgtgtgtgtgtgtgtgcgtgtgtttgtgtgtgcatgcttacACTATAAGCGAGTACACACTGTGGTTTGAGTGTAACTCCATGTTTCACCTCCACTCCATCACAGATCACAGACTGACGAACCGTCACACCTTCACCAATACGAACGTTGTTCCAGATAAACGCTCGATCCAACACCACACCATCACCTAGGAgacgcacagatacacacacgcacacacgtcaGAGAGAAAATCCCAAGCGAgagtgaaacaggaagtgagggtgaaacaggaagtgttacCGATGAGACAGTTAGCCCCAATCACAGTGTTTGACAGACTGCAGTTGGCGCCGATCACCGTGTTTCGTCCAATCAGAACGTTCTCCTCCATCAAACTGCCGTGTCCCAGGCCGACGCCCACTTCACGGTAAACGTTGTGGCGCGAGTGCGTGCAGCTCCGCCCCTCTTCATCTGAGAAGTTAGCTTCAGGGGTGATGGGATACGCCCAGCGACCAATCAGATCACAGGACACGGAGTCGTACATGTGCAGGTTGGAGACGCGTGCGCCGTAGCCATCTTTACTCACAAACATGTGGATCTGATTCCCCAAAATCTACCAGGAAAATCAgtgtaaacaacaacacactGCTACATGCTACTATAACCAGTTTACTCTGGCTAGCATGAGGAACAAGCTGAATAAAGTTactagtgtgtgaggtgtgtaagtgCTCTGACCTCCTCGTTAACGAGAATCCCACGGACAAAGTCGTTCCTGGTCTGATAGTCAAAGTTATCAGTGAAGAGTTCAGCCACCTGAGGAACAGTCATACACTCGTTATgtacagggagtgtgtgtgtgtgtgtgtgtgtgtgtgtggtgcagagTAGACACACACCTGAGGGGAACAGATACTGATATGGCAGTCCAGCAGATCATGACGGACCTCAAACTCATCACTGCCACTATGgaaaatgttctgtaataaacaaACGAATCGTTAAGTCTGAATCcacactgtgggcgtgtcccgtCCCACACCACACCCTCTACACAGGGTCTAGTTACCATGGGGAAGTGGATCTTATTCAGACCCTGGGTCTTCTGATAGTGGAGAACTCTGTTACTCTTGGTATCTACGGCAACGATGACATCATCCTCATCACAGCGTGTCCGGTTGCCAGGGGATGACTCCCTGAAAATCATCGTCATCACTGAGATGTTCTTCTCCTCTTTACGCCTCAGTCTATatggagggagagggagagggagagcgagtgagagagagagagagagagcgcgagagagagagagtgagagagggtgacaGAGAGggtgacagagagagggagacagagagagagagacagagagagacagagagagggagagattaaATGAAcgtttgtcatttataaaacacatacatttttatcatatataccaactataattacacacacgcgcgcac
Encoded proteins:
- the eif2b5 gene encoding translation initiation factor eIF-2B subunit epsilon, coding for MMAARAGKQQQRVGRKSGSGEQDEEEQPLQAVLIADSFNRRFFPITKDQPRALLPLANVSMIDYTLEFLTSTGVQETFVFCCWMSNKIKDHLLKSKWCRPSSPNTVHIITSDLYRSLGDVLRDVDAKSLVRSDFILVYGDVVSNIDLSHALQQHKLRRKEEKNISVMTMIFRESSPGNRTRCDEDDVIVAVDTKSNRVLHYQKTQGLNKIHFPMNIFHSGSDEFEVRHDLLDCHISICSPQVAELFTDNFDYQTRNDFVRGILVNEEILGNQIHMFVSKDGYGARVSNLHMYDSVSCDLIGRWAYPITPEANFSDEEGRSCTHSRHNVYREVGVGLGHGSLMEENVLIGRNTVIGANCSLSNTVIGANCLIGDGVVLDRAFIWNNVRIGEGVTVRQSVICDGVEVKHGVTLKPQCVLAYSVVVGPGVSLPEGTVVSLHHPDEEEEDEDEDEFLSDDNDVSVHKDKAKHKAYNPAEVGSEGRGYLWKNSSINDVEEEELTQCIWGLVIKSDPESETQSEASEGSHDPGSRSESPELDDVKVFQNEVLGTLQRGLEENISCDNLVLEINSLKYAYNITLKEVMQILTKVVLEFPFQQQGAHITAAQYSTLLLPLLKKWSPVFKNYVKRAQDHAHCLSTLEEVFMEHDGHWPALAKVLMSVYQLEILDEDSIVRWFSQGAQTERSRTLRKNPGLLKFIQWLEEAEESSEGDN